CCTCACGCGCAACGATTCACCGGAGTGACCGCGAACACGTCGCCGCTAGCCCCGTGACAACGGCGTTAGGCAACGTCGTTAGCTGTACGTCCGTGCCATCATCGTGAACTCTCGAACGACCTCCGGCCGCTCAAGAATTCTGAAGTGTCGGCCGCCCGGCAGCTCGACATTCCGCGCGCCCGGGAGCGCGCTCCCCTCGGGGATATGCGGGTCGAATTTCGAGTAAACCGACACGATTCTGCTGTTCACCGGCAGCTGCCCCGCCAGGGTGATGATCGTGGTGTCGTCGGGAGCGAATATTCGCAGGCTCCGCATCCGCATTGACCGGGCGTACTTCGAGCCGCTGAACGGTGTGGCGATCGCCAGCATCGCCGCGACGCGGTCGCCCGCCTCATCACCCGACATCACGTACTTCCCAACGAGGCCACCTTTGCTGTGGGTGACGAGGAGCACGTTTTTGAGGTCGTGTGCGTTGAGGTACCGCTCGACCTGCGCGCCCACCTCTGGCACGGGTCTGTGGTTGAACCCGAGCGGGTCGAGGACGTGCACGGGATGCCCGCTGGCGTGGATGCTCTCGACCAGCGGGGTCATGAATCGCCAGGGTTCGTAGACCCCGGGCACGATGACGACGGGCGCCTTGGTGCCCTCGAGATACATATCTGACCGGTCTCTGCTCAGCGCGGCTCGAAGCTGCCACCGGGCGGCGTACTCGTAGTCGAGCATCCACCACCTCAGGCGACGAACGAGCTCCCGTTTCATGTCGTCGCGTCCCTGGTGCTGCAACGCGCGACGAAGGCGAGGATGCGCTCGGCGACCTCAACGGGTGCCGTGTGCTGCACGACGTGCGCGTGCCCCGGCACGACCGCGAGCGACCCGTCGTGCGCGTGACCGGTGAGCCGCTGACACCACTGCATGTTGGCGATCGGGTCACGCGCACCGCGCAGGACGAGCACGGGTACGCGCACCTTGGCAAGGCGCTGTTCGATCGGGTAGGACAGCATGTAGCGAGTCTGGCGCAGGTACCAGGGCAGGCCGCAGCGCCAGAAGTCGGTGATGGCGATCCAGTTCGTTTTTGGGGATTCTCGGAGAGCATCCCTGAGCAGCCGGGTCGCTTGGACGAAGAAATTTCGGCGGCGGTCGTTGACGACCGGGCCGATCAACACGAGTGCGGATGCCAGTTCGGGGCGCTTGTTCGCAAGTTCAGTTACCCACTGCGCGCCCATGGAGTGCCCGACGAGTACCACGTTGGTTGCACCCAATTCGTCGATGGTGTCTCCGAGCACCTCGGCCATGTCGCCGATGTTGATCGATCCCTTTGGCTTCGGGGTGCCGCCAAAGCCCGGCAGGTCGACTGTCAGCACGGTTCCCTGGGCGGAGAGGTGCTCGTGCAATCGCTCGACCTGACTTGGACCTCTGTTTAGGAGTCAGGGAGTGACTTCCGCATAAACACGCGGAAGTCACTCCTATTTCTGCGGATTTTGACACACTAAACCGGCGGGTATTCTCGCTGGTATGTCCCCGTTCATCCGGAAAGTGAAGACCGCGTCCGGCGCGACCGCGGTCCAACTCGCTCGCCGCGTGGACGGACGCGACAAAATCATCAAGCACCTCGGGTCCGCTCACACCGACCAAGAACTCGCGGTGCTGTTGGAAATCGCGCGCCAACGACTCGATCCTGGCCAAGGCGAATTCGACCTCGACCTCGCCCCAGAAACCCCACCCGATCAGGGATCTAGTGGATCGCGCGCCGACGGTGCTGTCGTTGCGGGTCATGCCTCACGTTTGCTGTGGGACTGCCTGCAGCAGGCGTACCGGGCCTGCGGATTCGCGCGCATCAAGGACGACGCGTTCGAACAACTCGTCCTCGCCCGGATCGTGGAACCGATGTCGAAAACCGGCACCGGCAGGGTCCTCGACGACCTCGGCATCACCCCAGTACACCTGTCGACGATCAAACGCTGCCTGGCACGGATACAGCAACGTGATTACCGCGACACCGCCTCGGAAGCCTGTTTCGAATACGCTGCAGCCGCCGGTGGGCTCGCGCTAGTGCTCTACGACGTGACGACCTTATATTTTGAAGCGGAATACGAAGACGAGCTGCGCAAAGTCGGGTTCTCCAAAGAACGCCGCGTCGACCCACAAATCGTGGTCGGCCTCCTCGTCGACCAGTACGGGTATCCCCTGGAAATTGGGTGCTTCGAAGGCAATCACGCCGAAACCCGCACCATCGTGCCCATCTTGCGACAGTTCCAAGAACGGCATGAACTCGATGACATTGTCGTGGTCGCCGACGCCGGCATGCTCTCCAACAAGAACCTCCTCGACCTCGAAGACGCCGGCTACAAATTCATCGTCGGATCCCGCTCCGCGAAAGCACCACTCGATCTTGCGGAACGGTTCACCCGTCGTGGTGACGCATTCACCGATGGAGAGATCACTGAAACCATCACCACCCTCGGGCAGCAGCGCACCAAATGGCGGGCGGTGTATCAATGGTCCCGGAAACGGTTCGTGCGCGATAACCAGACCCTGAACCAGCAACGTAACCGTGCCCTTGCGCAGATCGCGGGCGAAAAGCCCGTCCACAAAGCCAGGTTCGTGAAAACCAACGGCGGGAAGAAATCCTTCGATGAGGCCTCGTACGAGCGGGCGCAGCAAGTCGCTGGGCTCAAAGGTTACGTGACGAACATGTCGATCGAACGGCTTGATGGTGCCGGTGTGATCGCTGCTTATCACGATCTCTGGCACGTTGAGCAGTCTTTCCGCATGTCGAAAAGCGACCTACGTGCCCGGCCGATCTTTGCGCACACCCGCGACAGCATCGAAGCGCACCTCACGGTTGTGTATTGTGCCCTCGCGGTCGCTCGGCACATTCAGACCGTGACTGGGGTGTCGATCAAGAAGTTCGTGCAACTGCTACGTCCGCTGCGCGAGGTCACGGTGAATATCAACGGGCATGAGCTCCTCGCGAAACCAGAAATCCCGGCCGAAGTCGCCGAAATACTCGGGGCATTCAAAACACACTAAGAGAGGTCCAAGTCAGGTGGGGCCATTAGTCGCCAGCCTCATCGTTGTGAAAGGCGGGATTCGTGCGGTCCGCAGGCGTTAGGCGTTGGGCTGCTTGGGCAATTCCGACACGTCGGCGGTTGAGCAGAATAGCTGCGGGGGTTGCCCCATCTTCCTCCCCTGTGCCTAGTCCGAATCCACAATCGCCATGTCTGGCTCGTCCTCGCGCCTGACGCCAAACCCGATTCGACCGCGCGGCGCGGACCCGTAGGGCATCGCGAGCGAGATCAGCGTAGCGACGTCCTCGGGTTGGATTTTGTCTGGCCAAGCGGAGCGCTTCAACCGTGACTTTTCGGGACGGCCGTCAGCGGCAGCTTCTTCCTTGGTCACAACCGGGTCAAACGCGAAGGTGAGCAGGAGCGCTCCGCGCGTGCTCGTGGCCGACGCGTCCGCAGCATCACCGGCCTTACGTTCCATGCCTGGCTTACCAGCGACCACTTCAAGGACAGTACGGTGCCTCGGCTCACTACCTGCATAACCCGGCCTATCTTTTCGTCGTTGACGCTCTCCGATCGAGATCTCCGATCCATTAACCGCACGCCGATACGACTCCCCCACTTGGGGAACAATGATCGCCCAATCGTCGAGTGTGCCCTCGCGAATGGCTCTTTCCATCATCGCGACGGTCGGGCTGAGCTGATCCTTCGAAACAAGTTCGATTTGCCGGAGTGCGGTCAATACCTCTTGAGCGCTAGCGACTCGAGTTCGTGCCGTAAAGTCTCTGCCGTTGGCGCCCCAAAAGGTTGCCGGTGCAGAAAGGCCCTGGAGCAGCGGCGCGATAGCTTCCAGGTGCGTCCTGTTGCGCGAACCGTCACCCCTATCGGCAAGCGAATTGAAGTCCTTGGCAACGCCTCCATCCCCTTCATACTGCAGAACAGCGTTATACATCTTGTTAGTTCCCGTCGGCCGAAGCCAGGGGAGCTGTTGAAACACGAGAGGCGGAACATGGATCGGTCTCACAACGGGCCGACCATCTTCCTTCAACTCAGAGAACTTCCGCAGCTGATCCCGAAATTCCTCTTCATCCTCGATGATGGAGGTAAATGCGTCGTAGAGGTCGTACGACTTACCTTTCGAATCCACCACATCTCGAGCGATATACAGCCGCACGAGGTCGCCGTACCCCGGTCGGTAACCGAACCATCGCCCCATCTGCATCAATGTATCTGCTGCCGTCGCACGCCGGCGATAGTACGAAACCGTCAGCCCCTCGACAGTAAAACCCCGGCTCAGCTTCGCACCGCCAACCATCACGCGCCAATACGGACGCAGCTGAAAATCCATTGCGTCATAGTCACTGTCCTTAGTGCCATTGACGACGACCACCGGGTCAGTATCCGCGGTAATGTCGTTTACAGCTTCTCCAATAGCCATCTTCAACTCGTCGAAACGCTCCGGCATTGGAAGGTTCTCCCACTCGGCACGAGAATCGTGCACGCGACGAAAATCACTGTCATACAACGACCTCAACCGAGCCATCCCTGCAGGCGTGCTGTAGCCAGCCTGAGCCCAGACGTCTCGGAAGCGGTCCGCAAGCTCGGAATGTTCCGAAGTCCGGACGGACTCATGGACGAGCATTGTGTGGTGCCGGTATTCAAAGCCCTCGAGGTTCGCTTGTCGCCATTTCTTGATCGCACCACTGAGGACGAACGCATCCAATGCATCTCGAATCTCTTGGTCCTCTGCCTGAGGATCGCTCTCGCCGTCGGCGATCAGATCCCTCACAAATGCGGCTTCGTTAGAACGCCCAGAATCATTCTTTGCATCGTCATCGATAACACCAAGGTCATGGAAATAGCGGCCACCCGCGTACTGGGATGACGGTTCGAGGCTCACGAGGAAGTCCTTCGGGAAGAGGTCTTCCGAGTCGTCCGGAGATATGAACACGTTCGCGAATGGCG
This DNA window, taken from Gulosibacter molinativorax, encodes the following:
- a CDS encoding alpha/beta fold hydrolase, which translates into the protein MLTVDLPGFGGTPKPKGSINIGDMAEVLGDTIDELGATNVVLVGHSMGAQWVTELANKRPELASALVLIGPVVNDRRRNFFVQATRLLRDALRESPKTNWIAITDFWRCGLPWYLRQTRYMLSYPIEQRLAKVRVPVLVLRGARDPIANMQWCQRLTGHAHDGSLAVVPGHAHVVQHTAPVEVAERILAFVARCSTRDATT
- a CDS encoding IS1634 family transposase; protein product: MSPFIRKVKTASGATAVQLARRVDGRDKIIKHLGSAHTDQELAVLLEIARQRLDPGQGEFDLDLAPETPPDQGSSGSRADGAVVAGHASRLLWDCLQQAYRACGFARIKDDAFEQLVLARIVEPMSKTGTGRVLDDLGITPVHLSTIKRCLARIQQRDYRDTASEACFEYAAAAGGLALVLYDVTTLYFEAEYEDELRKVGFSKERRVDPQIVVGLLVDQYGYPLEIGCFEGNHAETRTIVPILRQFQERHELDDIVVVADAGMLSNKNLLDLEDAGYKFIVGSRSAKAPLDLAERFTRRGDAFTDGEITETITTLGQQRTKWRAVYQWSRKRFVRDNQTLNQQRNRALAQIAGEKPVHKARFVKTNGGKKSFDEASYERAQQVAGLKGYVTNMSIERLDGAGVIAAYHDLWHVEQSFRMSKSDLRARPIFAHTRDSIEAHLTVVYCALAVARHIQTVTGVSIKKFVQLLRPLREVTVNINGHELLAKPEIPAEVAEILGAFKTH
- a CDS encoding esterase/lipase family protein; translation: MKRELVRRLRWWMLDYEYAARWQLRAALSRDRSDMYLEGTKAPVVIVPGVYEPWRFMTPLVESIHASGHPVHVLDPLGFNHRPVPEVGAQVERYLNAHDLKNVLLVTHSKGGLVGKYVMSGDEAGDRVAAMLAIATPFSGSKYARSMRMRSLRIFAPDDTTIITLAGQLPVNSRIVSVYSKFDPHIPEGSALPGARNVELPGGRHFRILERPEVVREFTMMARTYS
- a CDS encoding Z1 domain-containing protein translates to MLTGTIELLRGQTQRRLDMELVGEENILDGADVDDPDSIREIDYIGTQDSDWYSGKFLRHGQDVHSLPEVPAIKRLTTAKQDYKKLRLGKDTLDFRRTGELQDMAKPVYASENIHSVDVRLAVMKKNTTALKNLLHDLKNIRADGKEIPALIIDDEADQASVNTVNPRSTKESRADAKKRSTINKLIAQLLQELPRAQYVGYTATPFANVFISPDDSEDLFPKDFLVSLEPSSQYAGGRYFHDLGVIDDDAKNDSGRSNEAAFVRDLIADGESDPQAEDQEIRDALDAFVLSGAIKKWRQANLEGFEYRHHTMLVHESVRTSEHSELADRFRDVWAQAGYSTPAGMARLRSLYDSDFRRVHDSRAEWENLPMPERFDELKMAIGEAVNDITADTDPVVVVNGTKDSDYDAMDFQLRPYWRVMVGGAKLSRGFTVEGLTVSYYRRRATAADTLMQMGRWFGYRPGYGDLVRLYIARDVVDSKGKSYDLYDAFTSIIEDEEEFRDQLRKFSELKEDGRPVVRPIHVPPLVFQQLPWLRPTGTNKMYNAVLQYEGDGGVAKDFNSLADRGDGSRNRTHLEAIAPLLQGLSAPATFWGANGRDFTARTRVASAQEVLTALRQIELVSKDQLSPTVAMMERAIREGTLDDWAIIVPQVGESYRRAVNGSEISIGERQRRKDRPGYAGSEPRHRTVLEVVAGKPGMERKAGDAADASATSTRGALLLTFAFDPVVTKEEAAADGRPEKSRLKRSAWPDKIQPEDVATLISLAMPYGSAPRGRIGFGVRREDEPDMAIVDSD